Proteins found in one Litorihabitans aurantiacus genomic segment:
- a CDS encoding glycoside hydrolase family 3 N-terminal domain-containing protein: MSEAQIEQLEKVEQITAGLTVREKVGQLNQRLKGWEAIAVDGGRPRLTDTLRAEVDRFGGLGALYGLQRADPWSGRSWRDGVTPELALEATALVQDHVRTQGSSGLPVLFVEEAPHGLQALGGHTLPVNLAQGATFDTDLVARAGAAAAAQIRARGIHVALLSGLDMLRDPRWGRAEECFSEDPLLSARMVEATVRGMQRGSRPDPGDAPTGTIAPDGVAVVVKHLAAQGAGIGGRNGSGAPLGPRELHELHLPAAHAAARAGVAGYMAAYNDIDGVPCCGHHGLLTGVLREQWGWDGLVMADGTAIDRLRDVTPDPAAAAALALRAGVDLSLWDEAYTHLSEALDRGLIEERDLDRAVARVLGLKQRVGLLDDAPTPPPPAPDPAELVALGAQLARESVVLLRTREDLLPIRPGARVAVVGPNADQLDAQLGDYTPPRPDPDSDASTIASALREQHGAEHVVHAAGSALSRVVPGGLADVARAAAEADVCVVVLGGSSRRLYETEFEANGAAVGRDTEMTSGEGIDLADLELGEHQLDVARTARASGTPVIGVLLTGRPHAVGAFARLCDALVFSAFPGPSGGEAVASVLTGREIASGLLPVTLPGRAGTYPVAHDERRETSRGYADVDPAERVLLGAGLRPAGVEVTLVPGDIALTTAELAAGAAAEVEVVVRNAGERACRVAVPLYGRVHRFAVRPRVRRLVAFRSIEVPSGAQERVTFRLGLDALGSREHGAVPEAVDQDVELWLAGEHPPVDAADRVRVRVGAGWVAPTARMEPMITMEEGRVTPR; this comes from the coding sequence ATGAGCGAGGCGCAGATCGAGCAGCTCGAGAAGGTCGAGCAGATCACCGCCGGCCTCACCGTGCGCGAGAAGGTCGGCCAGCTCAACCAGCGCCTCAAGGGCTGGGAGGCGATCGCCGTCGACGGCGGCCGCCCGCGCCTGACCGACACCCTGCGCGCCGAGGTCGACCGCTTCGGCGGCCTCGGGGCCCTGTACGGCCTGCAGCGCGCCGACCCGTGGTCGGGCCGGAGCTGGCGCGACGGCGTCACGCCCGAGCTCGCGCTCGAGGCGACCGCGCTCGTGCAGGACCACGTCCGCACCCAGGGCAGCAGCGGGCTGCCGGTGCTGTTCGTCGAGGAGGCGCCCCACGGTCTGCAGGCGCTCGGCGGGCACACGCTCCCGGTCAACCTCGCCCAGGGCGCGACGTTCGACACCGACCTCGTGGCGCGCGCCGGAGCGGCCGCCGCCGCGCAGATCCGCGCGCGCGGCATCCACGTCGCGCTGCTGTCCGGCCTCGACATGCTGCGCGACCCCCGCTGGGGCCGCGCGGAGGAGTGCTTCTCCGAGGACCCGCTGCTGAGCGCCCGCATGGTCGAGGCGACCGTCCGCGGTATGCAGCGGGGGTCCCGCCCGGACCCCGGGGACGCGCCCACCGGCACGATCGCGCCCGACGGCGTCGCCGTCGTCGTCAAGCACCTCGCCGCGCAGGGAGCCGGGATCGGCGGTCGCAACGGCTCCGGCGCCCCGCTCGGCCCGCGCGAGCTGCACGAGCTCCACCTGCCGGCCGCGCACGCCGCGGCCCGTGCGGGCGTCGCCGGCTACATGGCCGCCTACAACGACATCGACGGTGTGCCGTGCTGCGGTCACCACGGGCTGCTGACCGGCGTGCTGCGCGAGCAGTGGGGCTGGGACGGTCTCGTGATGGCCGACGGCACCGCGATCGACCGGCTGCGCGACGTCACGCCCGACCCCGCGGCCGCGGCCGCCCTCGCGCTGCGCGCCGGCGTCGACCTGAGCCTGTGGGACGAGGCGTACACGCACCTGAGCGAGGCGCTCGACCGCGGTCTGATCGAGGAGCGCGACCTGGATCGCGCCGTCGCCCGAGTGCTGGGTCTGAAGCAGCGCGTCGGGCTGCTGGACGACGCGCCCACGCCGCCCCCGCCCGCTCCCGACCCCGCGGAGCTCGTCGCGCTCGGCGCGCAGCTGGCCCGCGAGAGCGTCGTGCTGCTGCGCACGCGCGAGGACCTGCTGCCGATCCGGCCGGGCGCACGCGTCGCCGTCGTCGGCCCGAACGCCGACCAGCTGGACGCGCAGCTCGGCGACTACACGCCGCCGCGCCCCGACCCGGACTCGGACGCCTCGACCATCGCCTCCGCGCTGCGCGAGCAGCACGGCGCGGAGCACGTCGTGCACGCGGCGGGCTCCGCGCTCTCGCGCGTCGTGCCCGGAGGGCTGGCGGACGTGGCGCGCGCCGCGGCGGAGGCCGACGTGTGCGTCGTCGTCCTCGGCGGGTCGAGCCGCCGCCTCTACGAGACGGAGTTCGAGGCGAACGGTGCCGCCGTCGGGCGCGACACCGAGATGACCAGCGGCGAGGGCATCGACCTGGCCGACCTCGAGCTCGGTGAGCACCAGCTCGACGTCGCGCGCACGGCCCGCGCGAGCGGCACCCCCGTGATCGGTGTGCTGCTCACGGGCCGGCCGCACGCCGTCGGTGCGTTCGCCCGGCTGTGCGACGCGCTGGTGTTCTCGGCGTTCCCCGGTCCGAGCGGGGGTGAGGCGGTCGCCTCGGTGCTCACGGGGCGCGAGATCGCCTCCGGCCTGCTGCCCGTCACGCTGCCCGGTCGTGCCGGCACCTACCCCGTGGCCCACGACGAACGGCGCGAGACCTCGCGCGGCTACGCCGACGTCGATCCCGCCGAGCGCGTGCTCCTGGGGGCCGGCCTGCGCCCCGCGGGGGTCGAGGTCACCCTCGTGCCGGGCGACATCGCGCTGACGACGGCGGAGCTCGCCGCCGGCGCGGCGGCCGAGGTGGAGGTCGTGGTCCGGAACGCGGGGGAGCGCGCGTGCCGCGTCGCGGTGCCCCTGTACGGCCGGGTGCACCGCTTCGCTGTCCGCCCGCGCGTGCGCCGTCTGGTGGCGTTCCGCTCGATCGAGGTGCCCTCCGGCGCGCAGGAGCGGGTGACGTTCCGTCTCGGGCTGGACGCGCTCGGATCGCGCGAGCACGGCGCCGTCCCCGAGGCGGTCGACCAGGACGTCGAGCTGTGGCTGGCGGGCGAGCACCCGCCGGTGGATGCGGCGGACCGCGTGCGTGTGCGCGTCGGTGCCGGGTGGGTCGCGCCAACGGCGAGGATGGAACCGATGATCACGATGGAGGAGGGCCGGGTGACCCCGCGATGA